The proteins below are encoded in one region of Nitrospira sp.:
- the yhiN gene encoding HI0933 family flavoprotein YhiN: MIVDRQFPLRTIAKYRPSPYPPRVSESSNDIDIAIVGAGAAGLAAGIFAGESAHGRQRSIVILDGAKSIGAKILVSGGGRCNVTHDSVYPTDFFGNRHIIKNVLASFSVDRTVAWFDSLGVELKREETGKLFPVSNQARTVLAALLDRCRALGVHVLSHHRVMGVERGESGLFWIHHARGEIRARRIILATGGRSLPKTGSDGFGYELARTLGHTVTSTAPALVPLVLAPSMFHATLSGLSQNVELTTVVGGKRVDRRIGSLLWTHFGISGPVVMDASRFWTLARLKGESAELYGNFLPGTSPDEARTWFLGEAAAHPRRSLGTTLAQRVPEAFGAALCGYLTLDVTKAAAQVTRTDRERLCNALVGFPFPIERDRGWNYAEVTAGGVPLNEIDYRTMESRRVPGLYLIGEILDCDGRIGGFNFQWAWATGYLAGRAALAHTNPTTR, translated from the coding sequence GTGATCGTCGATCGCCAATTCCCGCTTAGGACCATTGCCAAGTATCGGCCGTCTCCGTATCCTCCGCGCGTGTCTGAATCCTCAAACGACATCGACATCGCGATCGTCGGCGCCGGTGCGGCTGGCCTTGCCGCCGGCATCTTCGCCGGGGAGTCGGCCCATGGCCGGCAACGATCCATCGTCATTTTGGATGGTGCCAAAAGCATCGGTGCGAAGATCCTCGTCTCGGGCGGCGGACGCTGCAACGTCACCCACGACTCAGTGTATCCCACGGATTTCTTCGGCAATCGCCACATCATCAAAAACGTGTTGGCCTCGTTTTCTGTTGATCGGACTGTCGCCTGGTTCGATTCTCTCGGGGTCGAACTCAAACGGGAGGAGACCGGCAAACTCTTTCCCGTGAGCAATCAGGCCCGAACGGTGCTTGCTGCATTGTTGGATCGATGCCGTGCGTTGGGCGTGCACGTGCTGTCTCATCATCGAGTGATGGGGGTCGAGCGCGGAGAAAGTGGTTTGTTTTGGATTCATCATGCCCGCGGTGAGATTCGAGCACGCCGGATCATCCTCGCGACTGGAGGCCGCTCTCTTCCGAAGACCGGAAGCGACGGGTTCGGGTACGAGTTGGCTCGAACGTTGGGCCACACGGTCACGTCGACCGCGCCTGCGCTCGTGCCGCTAGTCTTGGCTCCATCGATGTTTCACGCGACGCTGTCCGGGTTGTCGCAAAACGTAGAGTTGACGACTGTCGTGGGTGGGAAACGGGTTGATCGCCGAATCGGGAGCCTGCTCTGGACACATTTCGGTATCAGCGGCCCGGTGGTGATGGATGCCAGCCGCTTTTGGACATTGGCTCGGCTGAAGGGGGAGTCGGCGGAATTATACGGGAACTTTCTCCCGGGTACGTCGCCTGACGAGGCTCGCACGTGGTTTCTTGGTGAGGCCGCTGCGCATCCCCGTCGGTCGCTCGGCACGACCTTGGCCCAGCGTGTTCCGGAGGCGTTTGGCGCGGCGCTGTGCGGCTACCTGACACTCGACGTCACCAAGGCCGCGGCGCAGGTGACGCGGACCGATCGTGAACGCCTGTGCAACGCCCTGGTAGGATTTCCGTTTCCCATTGAGCGGGACCGGGGGTGGAACTATGCCGAAGTGACGGCGGGAGGCGTCCCGCTGAATGAGATCGACTATCGCACGATGGAGTCTCGCCGAGTACCAGGCCTCTACCTGATCGGAGAGATCCTGGACTGCGACGGGCGGATCGGCGGGTTCAATTTCCAGTGGGCGTGGGCGACGGGCTATCTGGCCGGGCGCGCAGCTCTCGCCCACACGAACCCGACTACTCGATGA
- the mviN gene encoding putative lipid II flippase MurJ has protein sequence MSEPPSPTPRAVLANQDNHSVVKAAGLIGVATFCSRILGFIRDMVLAGLFGATPAADAFFIAYRIPNLLRELFAEGSMSSAFIPVFTEYHTLKTKQDAWELASAVFTTLLTIVTGITLLGILAAPGIVWLIAPGFHESPEKLELTTVLTRVMFPYLLFVSLAALAMGILNSMRAFAAPAFSPVFFNVFIIGCALFVAPMLPEPIIGVAIGVVAGGAAQFAMQLPGLRARGMLFGVRAEPGHAGVRRIGRLMLPSLLGLSVTQVNITVSTILASFFAGGPTYLFYGMRLIQFPLGIFGVALATAILPTLSAQASRGALDELRGTLGFGLRMIFFIILPAMLGLILLRQPIVHLFFEHGSFTAADTVATASAVLYYALGLWAFAGVRIVVSAFYSLQDTTTPAITAAIAVAANVLFSLVLMDPLGPGGLALATALAAMLNGTILVTVLNHRLGGVDWRAVGRSSMRVLVACLPMLVACWWVASAQVWTRPMDWAGKSVMLFVGIGLSVTGYIGTHALLGSEELDVVWGMLRRKLGQPTGKP, from the coding sequence ATGTCCGAGCCTCCTTCGCCAACCCCACGGGCCGTTCTCGCAAACCAAGACAATCATTCGGTCGTGAAAGCCGCCGGACTCATTGGCGTCGCGACGTTTTGCAGCCGCATCCTCGGGTTCATCCGCGACATGGTGTTGGCGGGGCTGTTCGGGGCCACCCCGGCCGCCGACGCTTTTTTCATCGCCTACCGCATTCCGAATCTGCTGCGAGAATTGTTCGCCGAAGGCTCGATGTCGTCGGCCTTTATCCCCGTGTTCACGGAATATCATACGCTCAAAACGAAACAGGACGCGTGGGAGCTCGCGAGCGCGGTCTTTACCACGCTCCTGACCATTGTGACAGGAATTACCCTACTTGGCATTCTCGCGGCTCCGGGCATCGTGTGGCTGATTGCACCAGGCTTCCACGAGTCTCCCGAGAAGCTCGAACTCACGACGGTGCTCACACGGGTCATGTTTCCCTACCTGCTGTTCGTCAGCCTGGCGGCGCTGGCGATGGGCATTTTGAATTCGATGCGCGCCTTTGCGGCTCCCGCCTTCTCGCCGGTCTTTTTCAATGTCTTCATCATTGGGTGCGCGCTGTTTGTCGCACCGATGCTGCCGGAACCGATCATCGGCGTGGCGATCGGTGTGGTGGCAGGCGGAGCCGCGCAATTTGCGATGCAACTGCCGGGGCTTCGCGCGCGAGGCATGCTGTTCGGCGTGCGCGCGGAGCCGGGTCATGCCGGGGTGCGTCGCATCGGCCGATTGATGCTGCCTTCGCTATTGGGATTGTCCGTGACGCAGGTGAATATTACGGTCAGTACGATCCTGGCGTCGTTCTTCGCCGGGGGGCCCACGTATCTTTTTTACGGCATGCGGCTGATTCAGTTCCCGCTCGGTATTTTTGGGGTGGCGCTGGCCACCGCGATCCTGCCGACCCTGTCGGCCCAAGCATCCCGGGGAGCATTGGATGAGTTGCGCGGAACGCTGGGGTTCGGCCTGCGCATGATCTTTTTCATCATCCTGCCGGCGATGCTCGGTCTCATTCTTCTGCGTCAGCCGATCGTGCATCTTTTTTTCGAGCATGGGTCGTTCACTGCGGCCGATACGGTGGCCACCGCCTCAGCGGTCCTCTACTATGCCCTAGGCCTCTGGGCCTTTGCGGGGGTCCGCATCGTCGTGTCCGCGTTTTATTCCCTCCAGGACACGACCACGCCGGCGATCACCGCGGCCATTGCCGTCGCGGCCAACGTGCTGTTTTCCCTCGTGTTGATGGATCCGCTGGGTCCCGGTGGACTGGCTCTGGCCACGGCTTTGGCCGCCATGCTCAACGGGACGATCCTCGTGACGGTCTTGAATCATCGGCTTGGAGGCGTGGATTGGAGAGCCGTGGGTCGCTCGTCCATGCGTGTGCTGGTGGCCTGTCTCCCGATGCTGGTTGCCTGCTGGTGGGTGGCGAGTGCTCAGGTGTGGACCCGCCCCATGGATTGGGCAGGCAAGTCTGTCATGCTCTTTGTCGGGATCGGCCTGAGCGTCACGGGTTATATCGGGACGCATGCCCTCCTGGGGTCGGAAGAGTTGGACGTCGTCTGGGGCATGCTGAGGAGAAAACTGGGACAGCCAACAGGGAAACCATAA